One stretch of Mangifera indica cultivar Alphonso chromosome 9, CATAS_Mindica_2.1, whole genome shotgun sequence DNA includes these proteins:
- the LOC123226092 gene encoding constitutive photomorphogenesis protein 10 yields the protein MSSLGGSGVWGGASTSSWISTTSVSASGKRIQREVAELNLDPPPDCSAGPKSDSLYNWVSTIIGPTGTPYQGGVFFLDIIFPSDYPFKPPKVLFKTRIFHCNVDSAGTVNLDILKDGWSPALTITKVLLAIRSMFMNPDPYNPAVPGIAHLYSAERPKHDQLAAEWTHRFAK from the exons ATGAGCAGCTTAGGAGGGAGTGGCGTTTGGGGAGGAGCATCAACTTCATCATGGATCTCTACGACGTCGGTTTCCGCTTCAGGGAAGAGAATTCAGAGAGAAGTGGCGGAGCTCAACTTGGACCCACCTCCTGACTGCTCCGCTGGACCTAAAAGTGACAGTCTTTACAACTGGGTCTCCACCATTATAGGCCCTACTG GAACACCGTACCAGGGTGGCGTATTTTTTCTTGACATAATATTTCCAAGTGATTATCCATTCAAACCTCCAAAG GTGCTATTCAAAACTCGAATATTCCACTGCAATGTTGATTCTGCTGGCACTGTTAACTTGGACATCTTGAAGGATGGTTGGAGTCCGGCTTTAACAATTACAAAGGTTCTACTTGCAATCAGATCAATGTTCATGAACCCTGACCCTT ATAATCCTGCTGTCCCGGGCATTGCTCACTTGTATTCGGCAGAAAGGCCTAAACATGATCAACTGGCAGCAGAGTGGACACATCGATTTGCCAAATAA
- the LOC123225030 gene encoding probable polyamine transporter At3g13620, with protein sequence MTQEENQSQNHQLPITSAKPKSKKLTLIPLIFLIYFEVAGGPYGEEPAVQAAGPLLALLGFFIFPFIWSVPEALITAELSTAFPGDGGFVIWAHQAFGPFLGSMMGSWKFLSGVINIAAFPVLCITYLEKVWPSMESGWPRYLAIMVSTCVLSFLNYTGLVIVGFAAIFLGVVSLSPFVLMSLISIPKIHPHRWLSLGQKGVKKDWNLFFNTLFWNLNFWDNVSTLAGEVDKPQKTFPKALLVAVIFTCLAYFIPLLAVTGAVSVDQNQWESGFHATAAEIIAGKWLKYWIEVGAVLSAIGLFEAQLSSCAYQLLGMANLGSLPKFFASRAKWFDTPWVGILLSTLITLGVSYMDFTDIISSANFLYSLGMLLEFASFLWLRRKLPQLNRPFKVPLSPPGLVVMCLIPSGFLVVIMVIATKTVYLVSGLMTLGAIGWYFLMKLFKSKNIFKFNNGDGAVEAGE encoded by the coding sequence ATGACACAAGAAGAAAACCAATCACAAAACCATCAACTTCCAATCACATCCGCCAAACCAAAATCCAAGAAACTCACACTAATCCCTCTCATTTTCCTCATCTATTTTGAGGTCGCCGGAGGCCCCTATGGAGAAGAGCCTGCAGTTCAAGCAGCAGGGCCACTTTTAGCCCTTCTCGGCTTCTTCATCTTCCCCTTCATCTGGAGTGTCCCTGAAGCTCTCATCACTGCCGAGCTTTCCACCGCCTTTCCAGGCGACGGTGGCTTTGTCATCTGGGCTCACCAAGCTTTCGGACCCTTCCTCGGATCCATGATGGGCTCCTGGAAATTCCTCAGTGGAGTCATAAACATTGCAGCTTTTCCAGTGCTTTGCATAACCTACCTGGAGAAAGTTTGGCCCTCCATGGAATCAGGCTGGCCTAGATATCTTGCAATTATGGTATCAACTTGTGTGCTTTCTTTTCTCAACTACACAGGCTTAGTAATTGTCGGTTTTGCTGCTATTTTCCTAGGGGttgtttctctttctcctttCGTATTAATGTCTCTCATTTCCATCCCAAAAATTCACCCACACAGATGGCTGAGTTTAGGCCAGAAGGGGGTTAAAAAAGATTGGAACTTGTTCTTCAACACCCTCTTTTGGAACTTGAATTTTTGGGATAATGTCAGTACTTTAGCTGGAGAAGTAGATAAACCTCAAAAAACATTTCCCAAAGCGCTTCTAGTGGCTGTGATTTTCACTTGTTTAGCCTATTTTATCCCTCTTCTTGCCGTCACTGGAGCTGTTTCCGTCGATCAAAATCAATGGGAATCCGGGTTCCACGCTACCGCAGCTGAAATCATCGCTGGAAAATGGTTAAAATACTGGATTGAAGTGGGGGCAGTCCTGTCTGCAATTGGGTTATTTGAGGCTCAATTAAGCAGCTGTGCGTATCAGCTTTTAGGCATGGCGAATCTGGGGTCCTTACCAAAATTCTTTGCTTCAAGAGCAAAATGGTTCGACACTCCATGGGTGGGAATTTTGCTGTCAACATTGATCACACTTGGAGTTTCATATATGGATTTCACAGACATAATTTCATCAGCCAATTTTTTATACAGTTTGGGGATGCTGCTAGAATTTGCCTCATTTTTATGGCTGAGGAGGAAGTTGCCGCAATTAAATAGGCCCTTCAAGGTACCACTGAGTCCGCCGGGATTGGTGGTTATGTGCCTAATTCCATCTGGGTTTTTGGTTGTGATTATGGTGATTGCAACAAAGACTGTGTATTTGGTGAGCGGGTTGATGACATTGGGAGCCATTGGATGGTACTTCTTGATGAAGCTTTTCAAGTCAAAGAACATATTCAAGTTCAACAATGGTGATGGAGCAGTAGAAGCTGGAGAATGA